A single window of Jiangella alkaliphila DNA harbors:
- a CDS encoding choice-of-anchor M domain-containing protein, whose protein sequence is MRTMTRRLVPLLGAGLLTMTAAAGAAATGDPDLDQEIDADQPVATDQAVLSDGHVDIGPRYVDGAWTLLVHDDHAAPPTWRTVPATVFQVGDAALTPVPDNPDYAFLPAEPGTEVHVVPQAQRPDVIWVGWNTQDPTVMDSVDRGATLTLRGVQGPGDVVMFLQSGTLGEPEVLWDSREPYPQDVWVEVNTHTHANWVFAEPGVYLVEVEVSADLVSGAAEADTQVLRFSVGDATSTDEAFATEYAAAPEATDAPAPDATGSPAAAEDPVNDGEAPPLLAGVAGAAVLLVAVAVVAALRGRSAKRRARADGAP, encoded by the coding sequence ATGAGGACGATGACGCGACGACTCGTGCCCCTGCTGGGGGCGGGCCTGCTGACGATGACGGCGGCCGCCGGCGCGGCGGCCACCGGCGACCCGGACCTGGACCAGGAGATCGACGCCGACCAGCCCGTCGCCACCGATCAGGCGGTGCTGAGCGACGGCCACGTCGACATCGGCCCGCGCTACGTCGACGGCGCCTGGACGCTGCTCGTCCACGACGACCACGCCGCCCCGCCGACCTGGCGCACCGTGCCGGCCACCGTGTTCCAGGTCGGCGACGCCGCCCTGACGCCGGTGCCGGACAACCCCGACTACGCCTTCCTGCCCGCCGAGCCGGGCACCGAGGTGCACGTCGTGCCGCAGGCGCAGCGGCCGGACGTGATCTGGGTGGGCTGGAACACGCAGGACCCCACGGTCATGGACAGCGTCGACCGCGGGGCGACGCTCACCCTGCGCGGTGTGCAGGGCCCGGGTGACGTGGTGATGTTCCTGCAGAGCGGCACGCTGGGCGAGCCTGAAGTGCTGTGGGACAGCCGGGAGCCGTACCCGCAGGACGTCTGGGTCGAGGTGAACACCCACACGCACGCCAACTGGGTCTTCGCCGAACCGGGCGTCTACCTGGTCGAGGTCGAGGTCTCGGCCGACCTCGTCTCGGGCGCGGCCGAGGCGGACACGCAGGTCCTCCGGTTCTCCGTTGGCGACGCCACCAGCACGGACGAGGCGTTCGCCACCGAGTACGCCGCCGCGCCCGAAGCGACCGACGCGCCCGCACCGGACGCGACCGGCTCGCCCGCCGCGGCGGAGGATCCTGTCAACGACGGCGAGGCGCCGCCGCTGCTGGCCGGGGTGGCCGGCGCGGCCGTCCTCCTCGTTGCCGTCGCGGTGGTCGCCGCGCTGCGCGGCCGGAGCGCGAAGCGCCGGGCCCGGGCCGACGGCGCGCCGTGA
- a CDS encoding anchored repeat ABC transporter, substrate-binding protein: MAVRLAGRAAAAPAVAVAVALAVTGCAAPETLSASDDRVQVITTTGLLADLVRHVGGDRVNVGSLVPDEADPHSYEPSLRDVRNVVYADVAFSNYLLLEQQSVIKALDANLDPDAPNISLAEGAVKYAAEIIPLVENVALDTVWLGLRVRGTGEQYRANRASDVYLSGTAVEGPGDLVAYLTESFGNPEFYVDSTDGFDAADGYRDDTATLPPDAHTHMSWAFTEPGVYQLSMGASLAVAPDERPVALGERTFTFAVGVDPHSVPGMDGVEVLDAGHADLTVDIDTGDLYLLADPHGGGDAHQQVYDPATTVIEVPNKALHEIPAGEDFRFLGRPGDPIFQLPQAVLGRHVHGEIDPHLWQDVGNAISYVELMRDTLIGVDPDGAREYRDNAARYIGELERLDAYVRDTIAAIPESRRHLVTTHDAFGYLAAAYDVRISGFVTPNPAAEPSLADRRKLAETIRNLRIPAVFLEPNLVTRSSTLTEVADDLGVRVCPIYGDTFDDEVTGYVEMMRFNAESLRTCLTEPAE, encoded by the coding sequence ATCGCCGTGCGGCTCGCGGGTAGGGCGGCGGCCGCACCGGCCGTCGCCGTCGCCGTCGCGCTCGCCGTGACCGGGTGCGCCGCACCGGAGACGCTCAGCGCGAGCGACGACCGGGTGCAGGTGATCACGACCACCGGGCTGCTGGCCGACCTCGTCCGCCACGTGGGTGGGGACCGGGTGAACGTCGGCTCACTGGTGCCCGACGAGGCCGACCCGCACTCGTACGAGCCGAGCCTGCGCGACGTCCGCAACGTGGTCTACGCCGACGTCGCGTTCAGCAACTACCTCCTGCTCGAGCAGCAGTCGGTCATCAAGGCGCTGGACGCGAACCTCGACCCGGACGCGCCGAACATCTCGCTGGCCGAGGGCGCGGTGAAGTACGCGGCGGAGATCATCCCGCTGGTCGAGAACGTCGCGCTGGACACCGTCTGGCTCGGCCTGCGGGTGCGGGGGACCGGCGAGCAGTACCGGGCGAACCGTGCCTCGGACGTGTACCTCAGCGGCACCGCCGTCGAGGGCCCGGGCGACCTGGTCGCGTACCTGACGGAGTCGTTCGGGAACCCGGAGTTCTACGTCGACTCGACCGACGGGTTCGACGCCGCCGACGGGTACCGCGACGACACCGCGACCCTGCCGCCCGACGCGCACACGCACATGAGCTGGGCGTTCACCGAGCCCGGTGTGTACCAGCTGTCGATGGGGGCGAGCCTGGCCGTCGCGCCGGACGAGCGGCCGGTCGCCCTGGGGGAGCGGACGTTCACGTTCGCCGTCGGGGTCGATCCGCACTCGGTGCCGGGCATGGACGGGGTGGAGGTGCTGGACGCGGGGCATGCCGACCTGACCGTCGACATCGACACCGGCGATCTGTACCTGCTGGCCGACCCGCACGGCGGCGGCGACGCCCATCAGCAGGTGTACGACCCCGCGACGACGGTGATCGAGGTGCCGAACAAGGCCCTGCACGAGATCCCGGCCGGCGAGGACTTCCGGTTCCTCGGCCGTCCCGGCGACCCGATCTTCCAGCTGCCGCAGGCGGTGCTCGGCCGGCACGTGCACGGCGAGATCGATCCGCACCTGTGGCAGGACGTCGGCAACGCGATCTCCTACGTCGAGCTGATGCGCGACACGCTGATCGGCGTCGACCCGGACGGCGCGCGGGAGTACCGGGACAACGCCGCGCGCTACATCGGCGAGCTGGAGCGGCTGGACGCGTACGTTCGCGACACCATCGCGGCGATCCCGGAGTCGCGGCGGCACCTGGTGACCACGCACGACGCGTTCGGCTACCTGGCCGCGGCCTACGACGTGCGGATCTCCGGGTTCGTCACCCCCAACCCGGCCGCCGAGCCCAGCCTGGCCGACCGCCGCAAGCTGGCCGAGACCATCCGCAACCTGCGCATCCCCGCGGTCTTCCTCGAGCCGAACCTGGTCACCCGGTCGTCGACGCTCACCGAGGTCGCCGACGACCTCGGCGTCCGGGTCTGCCCGATCTACGGCGACACCTTCGACGACGAGGTCACCGGCTACGTCGAGATGATGCGATTCAACGCCGAGTCGCTGCGCACCTGTCTGACCGAACCAGCGGAATGA
- a CDS encoding WxL protein peptidoglycan domain-containing protein — protein MRPTGPLAALLLTVAAGLAAAPAAADSPPVTWGIVPSGPDGPGERAAFEHTVDPGAVVSDVVAVSNYTEQPLTLALYASDAVRNTQGGFDLLPAAEAPTGVGSWVDLGEPTVTIPARSRVDVPFRIAVPADATPGDHAGGIVAGLTTRAATGEGQVAVDRRVGARIYLRVTGTLRPGLTVDDVRLVFDGPPLGQPGAVRVEYTVRNEGNVRLAGRPAVRVAGPFGLGERGWTGEPLPELLPGDSVAGSAVVGGVWQLGPMDVDVEVRPETSGGRALEPMPPPDVAAARLWVVPWLALAGLAVVVTALVLRRRRRRRRASV, from the coding sequence GTGCGACCCACCGGCCCGCTCGCGGCCCTCCTCCTGACCGTCGCCGCCGGCCTCGCCGCGGCGCCGGCAGCAGCCGACTCGCCACCCGTGACCTGGGGCATCGTGCCATCCGGTCCGGACGGTCCGGGCGAGCGCGCGGCGTTCGAGCACACCGTCGACCCCGGCGCGGTCGTGAGCGACGTCGTCGCCGTGTCCAACTACACCGAGCAGCCGCTCACCCTCGCCCTGTACGCGAGCGACGCCGTGCGCAACACGCAGGGCGGCTTCGACCTGCTGCCCGCCGCCGAGGCGCCCACCGGGGTCGGCTCGTGGGTCGACCTGGGCGAACCGACTGTCACGATCCCGGCCCGCTCGCGCGTCGACGTGCCGTTCCGCATCGCCGTCCCGGCGGACGCGACGCCCGGCGACCACGCCGGCGGTATCGTGGCCGGCCTCACCACCCGCGCCGCGACCGGCGAGGGGCAGGTCGCCGTCGACCGGCGGGTCGGCGCCCGCATCTACCTGCGGGTGACCGGCACCCTCCGGCCGGGGCTCACCGTCGACGACGTCCGCCTCGTGTTCGACGGCCCGCCGCTCGGCCAGCCCGGCGCCGTCCGGGTGGAGTACACCGTGCGCAACGAGGGCAACGTGCGCCTCGCCGGCCGGCCCGCCGTCCGTGTCGCTGGGCCGTTCGGGCTGGGCGAGCGCGGCTGGACCGGCGAGCCGCTGCCGGAGCTGCTGCCCGGCGACTCCGTCGCCGGCTCCGCCGTCGTCGGGGGTGTCTGGCAGCTCGGGCCCATGGACGTCGACGTCGAGGTCCGGCCCGAGACGTCCGGCGGCCGGGCGCTCGAGCCGATGCCGCCACCGGACGTCGCCGCCGCCCGCCTCTGGGTCGTGCCGTGGCTCGCGCTGGCGGGGCTCGCCGTCGTCGTCACCGCGCTCGTGCTGCGACGACGTCGCCGGCGGCGCCGCGCCAGCGTCTAG
- a CDS encoding anchored repeat-type ABC transporter permease subunit, which yields MSIPEFIADLTNPDLAFLPKALLIAVMSSVVCGVVGCYVVLRGMAFIGDAVAHAVFPGLAIAFVLQGSLVAGGAVAGVVTAVLVAVFAQNRRVKEDSVIGVFYVASFALGVVIISRAPGYAGSLQQFLFGSITGIPDEDLYTAAVTGVLLLAVVLLLHQQFVTVSLDRELARAVGLRVFWLDIALYVLVTVAIVISVQTIGNILVLALLVTPAAAARLLTDRLGAMMLLAPAIGGSGAVVGLYLSWSYDLPVGGTIVLVLAAVFLLAWTFAPRHGLVARRWRGAAGDVVAARAR from the coding sequence GTGTCGATCCCCGAGTTCATCGCCGACCTCACCAACCCCGACCTCGCGTTCCTGCCGAAGGCGCTGCTGATCGCGGTGATGTCGAGCGTCGTCTGCGGCGTCGTCGGCTGCTACGTCGTGCTGCGCGGCATGGCGTTCATCGGCGACGCCGTCGCGCACGCCGTCTTCCCGGGCCTGGCGATCGCGTTCGTGCTGCAGGGCAGCCTCGTCGCCGGGGGAGCGGTGGCCGGTGTCGTCACGGCCGTGCTGGTGGCCGTCTTCGCGCAGAACCGCCGCGTCAAGGAGGACTCCGTCATCGGCGTCTTCTACGTGGCCTCGTTCGCGCTCGGCGTCGTGATCATCTCGCGGGCGCCCGGGTACGCGGGGTCGCTGCAGCAGTTCCTGTTCGGCTCGATCACCGGCATCCCGGACGAGGACCTCTACACCGCGGCCGTCACCGGCGTGCTGCTGCTGGCCGTCGTGCTGCTCCTGCACCAGCAGTTCGTCACCGTCAGCCTGGACCGCGAGCTGGCCCGCGCGGTCGGGCTGCGGGTGTTCTGGCTCGACATCGCGCTGTATGTGCTGGTGACGGTCGCGATCGTCATCTCGGTCCAGACCATCGGCAACATCCTGGTGCTCGCCCTGCTCGTCACGCCGGCCGCCGCCGCCCGGCTGCTGACCGACCGGCTCGGCGCGATGATGCTGCTCGCCCCGGCGATCGGCGGGTCCGGCGCGGTCGTCGGGCTGTACCTGTCGTGGAGCTACGACCTCCCGGTCGGCGGCACCATCGTGCTGGTGCTGGCCGCCGTCTTCCTGCTGGCCTGGACGTTCGCGCCGCGGCACGGCCTGGTGGCTAGACGCTGGCGCGGCGCCGCCGGCGACGTCGTCGCAGCACGAGCGCGGTGA
- a CDS encoding choice-of-anchor M domain-containing protein, with protein sequence MRTLLSGGAKSLAVPVVAGALLAASATATAAAGEFELVLDSGHIDAFTMTWQDDTLGVVLQEDVTGHHVPHAPEDVLLQVKPEAAMVLPDPVPPSLSFLGDAGDTVYYLPQTQDPELIWPGWSTEQIPAGVFTNPLRIEVTDVQGPGDVFLWQTGSFGEPISVLGGGFQLPGTISPNANVHAHANWAFTETGRYTLTVRGSGTLAGGGTVTSAPVTYTFQVGDAEPAPSTTLGISGLAGHYHSGDIVTLTAVQDPPTGLDHYHWFTRVPGASEWVVVPDAGTGEYSFTATADHNGVAVIVRLYDADHAVVAESAPVTIVVDDHGEPEPPGDLAQRIVATLPEDEGALVASVDPDDAEVVMSDFELGAAADRWTSTGDLRPVTVTDTRAATPGWVVSGQVGDFTSDGGDVLGGGHLGWTPLVAEQPGGGGVTAGGSVAPGPDTGDGLSVSRPLAAAAAGDGAGTSRLGAGLLIEAPTTLVAGTYEATITFTAI encoded by the coding sequence ATGAGAACCCTGCTCTCAGGGGGCGCCAAGTCGCTGGCCGTCCCTGTCGTCGCGGGTGCGCTGCTGGCGGCGAGCGCCACGGCCACCGCGGCGGCCGGCGAGTTCGAGCTGGTGCTGGACTCCGGGCACATCGACGCGTTCACGATGACCTGGCAGGACGACACCCTGGGCGTCGTCCTGCAGGAGGACGTCACCGGGCACCACGTCCCGCATGCGCCCGAAGACGTGCTGCTGCAGGTCAAGCCCGAGGCGGCGATGGTGCTGCCGGACCCCGTGCCGCCGAGCCTGAGCTTCCTCGGCGACGCGGGCGACACCGTGTACTACCTGCCGCAGACCCAGGACCCGGAGCTGATCTGGCCGGGCTGGAGCACGGAGCAGATCCCGGCGGGCGTGTTCACCAACCCGCTGCGCATCGAGGTCACCGACGTCCAGGGACCCGGCGACGTGTTCCTGTGGCAGACCGGCTCGTTCGGCGAGCCGATCTCCGTGCTCGGCGGCGGCTTCCAGCTGCCCGGCACGATCTCGCCGAACGCCAACGTCCACGCCCACGCGAACTGGGCGTTCACGGAGACCGGCCGCTACACGCTGACCGTCCGGGGCAGCGGGACGCTGGCGGGCGGCGGCACCGTCACCAGCGCGCCGGTCACCTACACGTTCCAGGTGGGCGACGCCGAACCGGCGCCCTCGACCACGCTCGGCATCTCGGGCCTGGCCGGCCACTACCACTCCGGCGACATCGTCACGCTCACCGCGGTGCAGGACCCGCCGACCGGGCTGGACCACTACCACTGGTTCACCCGCGTACCGGGCGCGAGCGAGTGGGTGGTCGTGCCCGACGCCGGCACCGGCGAGTACAGCTTCACCGCCACCGCCGACCACAACGGTGTCGCGGTCATCGTCCGGCTCTACGACGCGGACCACGCCGTGGTGGCGGAGTCCGCGCCGGTCACGATCGTCGTCGACGACCACGGCGAGCCGGAGCCGCCGGGCGACCTCGCGCAGCGGATCGTGGCCACCCTGCCGGAGGACGAGGGCGCGCTGGTCGCCAGCGTGGACCCGGACGACGCCGAGGTCGTGATGAGCGACTTCGAGCTCGGGGCGGCGGCCGACCGGTGGACGTCCACCGGCGACCTGCGCCCGGTCACGGTCACCGACACCCGCGCCGCGACGCCCGGCTGGGTGGTGTCCGGCCAGGTCGGCGACTTCACCTCTGACGGCGGGGACGTCCTCGGCGGCGGCCACCTGGGCTGGACGCCGCTGGTCGCCGAGCAGCCCGGCGGCGGCGGGGTCACGGCCGGCGGCAGCGTCGCGCCGGGTCCGGACACCGGCGACGGCCTCTCCGTCAGCCGGCCGCTGGCCGCCGCGGCGGCCGGTGACGGAGCCGGCACCAGCCGGCTCGGCGCCGGCCTGCTGATCGAGGCGCCGACCACGCTCGTCGCCGGCACCTACGAGGCGACGATCACCTTCACGGCCATCTGA
- a CDS encoding anchored repeat-type ABC transporter ATP-binding subunit — protein sequence MSVLEVRGVTVGLGGRTVLHDVDLSVGLGELAGLIGPNGAGKTTLLRAVLGLVRVSAGSVLVDGRPVRPRRAPVGYVPQRHEFAWDFPISVENAVMTGRSGRIGLLRRPGVDDWRAVGAALERVGMGDLARRPVGELSGGQRQRVLVARALALQPRVLLLDEPFTGLDLPTQELLTALFRELAGEDHAVLMTTHDLVGALDTCTRIALLNRTIVADAPPSELLDPEPWMRAFGVGENSPLLKILKVM from the coding sequence GTGAGCGTCCTCGAGGTCCGCGGCGTGACGGTCGGCCTGGGCGGGCGCACGGTGCTGCACGACGTCGACCTGTCCGTCGGGCTCGGCGAGCTGGCCGGGCTGATCGGCCCGAACGGCGCCGGCAAGACGACGCTGCTGCGGGCGGTCCTGGGCCTCGTGCGGGTGAGCGCCGGGAGCGTGCTGGTCGACGGCCGCCCGGTCCGGCCGCGGCGCGCGCCGGTCGGCTACGTGCCGCAGCGGCACGAGTTCGCCTGGGACTTCCCGATCTCGGTCGAGAACGCCGTCATGACCGGCCGGAGCGGGCGCATCGGGCTGCTCCGCCGGCCCGGGGTGGACGACTGGCGCGCCGTGGGCGCGGCCCTGGAGCGGGTGGGCATGGGCGACCTGGCCCGCCGGCCGGTCGGCGAGCTCTCCGGCGGGCAGCGGCAGCGGGTGCTGGTCGCCCGGGCGCTGGCGCTGCAGCCGCGGGTGCTGCTGCTGGACGAGCCGTTCACCGGCCTGGACCTGCCCACCCAGGAGCTGCTCACCGCCCTGTTCCGCGAACTGGCCGGCGAGGACCATGCGGTGCTGATGACCACCCACGACCTCGTCGGCGCCCTCGACACCTGCACCCGGATCGCGCTGCTCAACCGGACCATCGTCGCCGACGCGCCGCCCAGCGAGCTGCTCGACCCCGAGCCCTGGATGCGGGCGTTCGGCGTGGGGGAGAACAGCCCGCTGCTGAAGATCCTGAAGGTGATGTGA